The following coding sequences are from one Limnobacter sp. SAORIC-580 window:
- a CDS encoding TRAP transporter permease: MSNTPDSAVATEANSGFHDPTSAGFTRSFEGRLLFWIAVLFSTFQIATAAHLFDLPSQVQRACHVGFLLLLTFPLIAINKNAAVKAIAWVLALAALGVAGYQWVEYEPLLIRAGDPTELDIYLGVIAIATVFVATWLLMGPALPIICGTFFAYCLFGQYLPAPFDHRGYDFHQVIEHMAYGTEGIYGIPTYVSASYIFLFILFGAFLEKAGMIKLFTDFALGLVGHAQGGAAKVAVVSSALMGTISGSGVANVVTTGQFTIPLMKKFGYRAAFAGGVESTASMGGQLMPPVMGAVAFIMAETLGVAYSEIVKAAIIPAILYFFGAFWMVHLEAGKHGLKGLDKKDLPSPLKAVKEQWYLVIPLVALVWLLVGGYTPLFAGTVGLAFTVVLILGASIAIGLPNTVIRVLFWIGLGVVCAAFLQFGIWVIAGAIIALIAVNALKKGGRETLAACRDSLADGAKSALPVGVACAMVGIIIGTMTLTGAANTFGQFVVSVGENSLFLSLVLTMLTCIVLGMGIPTIPNYIITSSIAGPALEQLGVPLIVSHMFVFYFGILADLTPPVALACFAAAPIAKERGLTISMEAVKIAAAGFVIPFMAVYTPSLMLQDGGPLASEIGYIPAVIYIVIKTVLAISLWGAAVIGYLGAKLPVWMRVLAMVASFTLIAALPITDEIGFALSVVFGYLAWRNVRAVKGKLQPA; encoded by the coding sequence ATGTCCAATACTCCCGATTCAGCCGTAGCCACAGAAGCCAACTCTGGCTTTCACGACCCAACATCCGCCGGGTTCACGCGTTCATTTGAGGGCCGCCTGCTCTTCTGGATTGCTGTTTTATTCTCGACATTTCAGATTGCAACAGCTGCACACTTGTTTGATTTACCCAGTCAGGTTCAACGGGCGTGCCACGTGGGCTTTTTGCTGCTGCTCACATTTCCCTTGATTGCCATCAACAAGAATGCTGCCGTGAAGGCGATTGCCTGGGTGCTGGCCTTGGCCGCGCTCGGAGTAGCGGGCTACCAATGGGTAGAGTACGAACCCTTGCTAATTCGCGCTGGCGACCCCACCGAATTGGACATTTACCTGGGTGTGATCGCCATTGCCACTGTGTTTGTGGCCACCTGGCTTTTAATGGGCCCTGCCCTGCCGATTATTTGCGGCACATTTTTCGCCTATTGCCTGTTCGGCCAATACCTGCCGGCGCCATTTGACCACCGGGGATACGACTTCCACCAAGTGATCGAACACATGGCCTACGGCACAGAAGGTATTTATGGCATCCCGACCTATGTGTCGGCATCGTATATTTTCCTGTTTATTTTGTTTGGTGCTTTTCTCGAAAAAGCTGGCATGATCAAGCTGTTCACCGACTTCGCGCTGGGCCTGGTGGGCCACGCACAGGGCGGTGCTGCCAAAGTGGCTGTGGTGTCCTCGGCACTCATGGGTACCATTTCAGGTTCAGGCGTGGCCAACGTGGTTACAACTGGTCAATTCACAATTCCCTTGATGAAAAAATTCGGCTACCGAGCCGCTTTCGCTGGCGGGGTTGAATCCACCGCCTCCATGGGTGGTCAGTTGATGCCACCGGTCATGGGCGCAGTGGCTTTCATCATGGCCGAAACGCTGGGTGTGGCGTATTCCGAAATTGTGAAGGCAGCGATCATTCCGGCCATTCTGTATTTCTTTGGTGCCTTCTGGATGGTGCACCTGGAAGCCGGCAAACATGGCTTGAAAGGCTTGGATAAAAAAGACTTGCCTTCCCCTTTAAAAGCCGTGAAAGAACAGTGGTACCTCGTCATTCCCCTGGTGGCACTGGTGTGGTTGTTGGTGGGTGGCTACACGCCCTTGTTTGCCGGCACTGTAGGCCTTGCCTTTACTGTGGTACTTATTCTGGGCGCATCCATCGCAATTGGCTTGCCAAACACCGTAATTCGGGTGTTGTTCTGGATTGGATTGGGTGTGGTGTGTGCTGCTTTCCTGCAATTCGGCATTTGGGTAATCGCGGGGGCAATCATTGCGTTGATCGCTGTGAACGCTCTGAAAAAAGGTGGTCGGGAAACCCTGGCTGCTTGCCGTGATTCACTGGCCGATGGTGCAAAATCGGCTCTGCCTGTGGGTGTGGCATGCGCCATGGTGGGTATTATCATCGGCACCATGACACTGACTGGTGCAGCCAATACATTCGGTCAGTTTGTGGTCAGCGTGGGCGAAAATAGTTTGTTCCTTTCACTGGTGCTGACCATGCTCACCTGTATTGTATTGGGCATGGGTATTCCAACCATTCCCAATTACATCATTACCTCCAGCATTGCAGGCCCAGCGCTTGAACAGCTTGGTGTACCTTTGATTGTCAGCCACATGTTCGTGTTCTATTTCGGCATTCTGGCCGACCTGACCCCCCCTGTGGCATTGGCCTGTTTTGCAGCCGCACCGATCGCCAAAGAGCGCGGACTGACCATTTCCATGGAGGCGGTGAAAATTGCTGCAGCAGGTTTTGTCATTCCTTTTATGGCGGTTTACACCCCCTCATTGATGCTTCAGGACGGTGGCCCTCTTGCAAGTGAAATTGGCTATATTCCTGCTGTTATCTACATCGTGATTAAAACAGTGCTGGCGATCAGCCTGTGGGGCGCGGCAGTCATTGGTTATTTGGGCGCGAAGTTACCGGTGTGGATGCGAGTGCTGGCGATGGTTGCATCGTTCACGCTTATTGCAGCCTTGCCCATCACCGATGAAATCGGCTTTGCCCTGTCTGTGGTGTTTGGCTACCTGGCTTGGCGCAACGTGCGCGCAGTGAAAGGCAAGCTGCAGCCTGCATGA
- a CDS encoding TAXI family TRAP transporter solute-binding subunit — MMLRKAKTAILAAAITGLALAATPAKAEFINILTGGTSGIYYPIGVALSKVYGDNIKGARTQVQATKASVENLNLLQQGRGELGISLGDSVKLAWEGDADAGFKAPLNKLRGIAAIYPNYVQIVASKSSGITSLDQLKGKGLSVGAAKSGTELNARAILGAAGMSYKDLGKTEYLPYAESVELMKNRQLDATLQSAGLGVASLKDLSASMEVSMVAVPPDVVKKLGAPYVPGTIPAGTYQGQTKDVPTAAIVNFLITHSEVSDETAYQMTKLLWENLAALRSAHKAAEAIKFENALQGMPVPLHPGAEKFYREKGLIK; from the coding sequence ATGATGCTACGCAAAGCAAAAACGGCCATTCTGGCAGCGGCCATTACAGGCTTGGCACTCGCTGCCACACCCGCCAAAGCCGAATTCATCAACATTCTGACCGGCGGTACGTCTGGTATTTATTACCCGATCGGTGTTGCCTTGTCCAAAGTGTATGGCGACAACATCAAAGGTGCACGCACCCAGGTTCAAGCCACCAAAGCATCTGTTGAAAACCTGAACCTGCTGCAACAAGGCCGTGGTGAATTGGGCATTTCTCTGGGCGACTCCGTGAAGCTGGCCTGGGAAGGCGATGCAGATGCAGGCTTCAAAGCCCCCCTGAACAAACTGCGTGGCATTGCTGCCATTTACCCCAACTACGTACAAATTGTGGCATCCAAATCGTCTGGCATTACTTCTCTGGACCAACTAAAGGGCAAAGGTCTATCAGTGGGTGCCGCCAAATCGGGCACTGAATTGAATGCCCGTGCCATTTTGGGTGCTGCTGGCATGAGCTACAAAGACCTCGGCAAGACCGAGTACTTGCCTTACGCAGAATCGGTCGAGTTGATGAAAAACCGTCAACTGGACGCCACTTTGCAATCGGCAGGCTTGGGGGTAGCCTCACTGAAAGACTTGTCTGCCTCTATGGAAGTGAGCATGGTTGCTGTGCCTCCCGACGTGGTTAAAAAGCTGGGCGCGCCTTACGTACCCGGCACCATTCCGGCAGGCACTTATCAGGGTCAAACCAAAGACGTTCCCACTGCGGCGATCGTGAACTTCCTGATTACGCACTCCGAAGTGTCTGACGAAACTGCCTATCAAATGACCAAACTTCTGTGGGAAAACCTGGCTGCTCTGCGCTCTGCCCACAAAGCGGCTGAAGCCATCAAGTTTGAAAATGCCTTGCAAGGCATGCCAGTACCACTGCACCCCGGTGCAGAAAAGTTTTACCGCGAAAAAGGTTTGATCAAGTAA
- a CDS encoding response regulator transcription factor — protein MPLESRIILVDDHAAVRAGYKRFIDSETDLIVVGEAGNADQAFALLKTHACDALVLDISMPGQSGLELIKRVRLKWPKLALVVLSMHDSPVVAAKALEQGARAYVTKSSEPEELIQGIRMALGEQTFVSGDVQSQGMFNSTGPQYAQENLQQHTHATQEPATTLTCGLTPREVDVVRLLVEGHTIEQVGVSLGISGKTVSNNLSQIRQKLGVQTDFELAFWAWSQGFGRKPPGFGK, from the coding sequence ATGCCCCTTGAATCCAGAATAATTCTGGTAGATGACCACGCGGCAGTTCGCGCGGGTTACAAACGCTTTATTGACTCTGAAACCGACCTGATCGTTGTCGGCGAGGCAGGCAATGCAGACCAGGCCTTCGCCTTGCTGAAAACGCATGCCTGCGATGCATTGGTACTGGACATCAGCATGCCGGGGCAAAGCGGGCTGGAACTGATTAAACGGGTGCGTTTGAAATGGCCCAAACTGGCTTTGGTGGTGCTTTCCATGCACGACAGCCCAGTGGTGGCCGCCAAGGCACTGGAACAGGGTGCGCGGGCCTACGTGACCAAGTCCAGCGAACCCGAAGAGTTGATTCAAGGCATTCGAATGGCACTGGGCGAACAAACATTTGTATCCGGTGACGTTCAAAGCCAAGGCATGTTCAACAGCACCGGGCCACAGTACGCCCAGGAGAACCTGCAACAGCACACCCATGCAACGCAAGAACCGGCGACCACACTGACCTGCGGATTGACCCCCAGAGAAGTGGATGTGGTAAGGCTGCTGGTCGAAGGGCACACCATTGAACAGGTGGGAGTCAGCTTGGGAATCAGCGGCAAAACCGTGAGCAACAACCTGTCACAAATTCGTCAAAAGCTGGGTGTACAAACAGACTTCGAACTGGCTTTCTGGGCCTGGAGCCAGGGTTTTGGAAGAAAACCACCCGGTTTTGGCAAGTAA